One window of Paroedura picta isolate Pp20150507F chromosome 2, Ppicta_v3.0, whole genome shotgun sequence genomic DNA carries:
- the SAAL1 gene encoding protein SAAL1 isoform X2, whose product MDRNPSPPSSDAEEEAAVAGDSIGNTVYSKHWLFSVLTKLIEVISPKKGESELNNVDTEVDLDEDMENDICKVWDMSMDKDVALFLQEFNAPDIFMGIFAKSKSPRLTEICVGILGNMACCQKICMSISKDENLGQLILQRLCDSDPPTLLETSRLLLTCLCHPEVANIWVERIRGSPSVYDCVCFIMSSSTNVELLVKVGEVVDKLFDLDEELMLNWIKNGTQRTVEQPTDDSPKSFPDFEIIPCLLEAAKQVCSDNNAEGLDVYMHIMQLLTTVDEGTQAIVQTTDGGKETWNLLSDLFCNDLCQPDDPPIIVQEQKMVLASILSVLSAISASQTEKEYAKIGKNLPLIGSLIRVLQNMEECGKRPTDGSKESQSEESEEDFHFKILKDIC is encoded by the exons ATGGACCGTAATCCATCACCACCCTCCAGTGATGCAGAGGAAGAGGCAGCAGTTGCTGGGGATTCCATTGGAAATACAGTCTATAGCAAGCACTGGCTATTCAGTGTCCTGACAAAGTTAATAGAG GTTATTAGCCCTAAAAAGGGCGAGTCTGAGTTGAACAATGTCGATACTGAAGTGGATCTAGATGAAGATATGGAGAATGACATTTGCAAAGTTTGGGATATGTCAATGGATAAG GATGTTGCTTTATTTCTTCAAGAGTTTAATGCTCCTGATATATTTATGGGAATTTTTGCCAAATCAAAGAGTCCTCGGCTTACT GAAATCTGTGTTGGAATACTAGGTAATATGGCTTGTTGTCAAAAGATATGCATGTCCATTAGTAAAGACGAGAATCTTGG GCAGTTGATATTGCAGCGTTTATGTGATTCAGATCCCCCAACTCTGCTTGAAACAAGCAG ATTGTTACTGACTTGCCTCTGCCATCCTGAGGTTGCCAATATTTGGGTGGAAAGAATCCGAGGAAGTCCATCGGTGTATGACTGTGTCTGTTTTATCATGTCTAGCTCTACAAATG TGGAATTGCTTGTGAAAGTAGGTGAAGTTGTTGATAAGTTATTTGATCTGGATGAAGAACTTATGCTAAACTGGATTAAAAATGGCACTCAGAGGACAGTGGAGCAGCCAACAGATGATTCTCCAAAATCATTTCCAGATTTTGAGATTATACCTTGTCTTCTTGAAGCTGCAAAACAAGTCTG CTCAGATAACAATGCAGAAGGACTTGATGTTTATATGCATATCATGCAACTTCTCACCACAGTAGATGAAGGCACTCAGGCTATTG TACAGACTACAGATGGTGGAAAGGAAACATGGAATTTGCTGAGTGATCTCTTTTGTAATGATCTCTGCCAGCCAGATGATCCACCAATTATTGTTCAAGAGCAGAAGATGGTGTTGGCTTCAATTTTGTCTGTGCTGTCAGCCATCTCTGCTTCACAAACAGAAAAGGAATATGCCAAGATAGGAAAAA ATCTGCCTCTGATTGGTAGCTTGATTAGAGTGTTACAAAACATGGAGGAATGTGGGAAGAGACCTACAGATGGCTCTAAAGAATCACAGTCAGAGGAATCTGAAGAAGacttccattttaaaatcttgaaGGACATTTGTT GA
- the SAAL1 gene encoding protein SAAL1 isoform X1, translating to MDRNPSPPSSDAEEEAAVAGDSIGNTVYSKHWLFSVLTKLIEVISPKKGESELNNVDTEVDLDEDMENDICKVWDMSMDKDVALFLQEFNAPDIFMGIFAKSKSPRLTEICVGILGNMACCQKICMSISKDENLGQLILQRLCDSDPPTLLETSRLLLTCLCHPEVANIWVERIRGSPSVYDCVCFIMSSSTNVELLVKVGEVVDKLFDLDEELMLNWIKNGTQRTVEQPTDDSPKSFPDFEIIPCLLEAAKQVCSDNNAEGLDVYMHIMQLLTTVDEGTQAIVQTTDGGKETWNLLSDLFCNDLCQPDDPPIIVQEQKMVLASILSVLSAISASQTEKEYAKIGKNLPLIGSLIRVLQNMEECGKRPTDGSKESQSEESEEDFHFKILKDICCELLSNIFQELSKENVLEGLKQNHLNEQKCCCAFQNLLPFYSTSVESFLEVLREADQSLADTLGKRFPSLKLQT from the exons ATGGACCGTAATCCATCACCACCCTCCAGTGATGCAGAGGAAGAGGCAGCAGTTGCTGGGGATTCCATTGGAAATACAGTCTATAGCAAGCACTGGCTATTCAGTGTCCTGACAAAGTTAATAGAG GTTATTAGCCCTAAAAAGGGCGAGTCTGAGTTGAACAATGTCGATACTGAAGTGGATCTAGATGAAGATATGGAGAATGACATTTGCAAAGTTTGGGATATGTCAATGGATAAG GATGTTGCTTTATTTCTTCAAGAGTTTAATGCTCCTGATATATTTATGGGAATTTTTGCCAAATCAAAGAGTCCTCGGCTTACT GAAATCTGTGTTGGAATACTAGGTAATATGGCTTGTTGTCAAAAGATATGCATGTCCATTAGTAAAGACGAGAATCTTGG GCAGTTGATATTGCAGCGTTTATGTGATTCAGATCCCCCAACTCTGCTTGAAACAAGCAG ATTGTTACTGACTTGCCTCTGCCATCCTGAGGTTGCCAATATTTGGGTGGAAAGAATCCGAGGAAGTCCATCGGTGTATGACTGTGTCTGTTTTATCATGTCTAGCTCTACAAATG TGGAATTGCTTGTGAAAGTAGGTGAAGTTGTTGATAAGTTATTTGATCTGGATGAAGAACTTATGCTAAACTGGATTAAAAATGGCACTCAGAGGACAGTGGAGCAGCCAACAGATGATTCTCCAAAATCATTTCCAGATTTTGAGATTATACCTTGTCTTCTTGAAGCTGCAAAACAAGTCTG CTCAGATAACAATGCAGAAGGACTTGATGTTTATATGCATATCATGCAACTTCTCACCACAGTAGATGAAGGCACTCAGGCTATTG TACAGACTACAGATGGTGGAAAGGAAACATGGAATTTGCTGAGTGATCTCTTTTGTAATGATCTCTGCCAGCCAGATGATCCACCAATTATTGTTCAAGAGCAGAAGATGGTGTTGGCTTCAATTTTGTCTGTGCTGTCAGCCATCTCTGCTTCACAAACAGAAAAGGAATATGCCAAGATAGGAAAAA ATCTGCCTCTGATTGGTAGCTTGATTAGAGTGTTACAAAACATGGAGGAATGTGGGAAGAGACCTACAGATGGCTCTAAAGAATCACAGTCAGAGGAATCTGAAGAAGacttccattttaaaatcttgaaGGACATTTGTTGTGAGTTACTGTCCAATATATTTCAAGAGCTATCTAAG GAAAATGTTTTGGAAGGGCTGAAGCAAAACCATCTAAATGAACAGAAGTGTTGCTGTGCATTTCAAAATCTCCTCCCTTTTTATTCCACGTCG GTGGAGAGTTTTTTAGAAGTGCTGCGTGAAGCTGATCAGTCACTTGCTGATACCTTAGGAAAACGCTTCCCTAGCTTGAAACTCCAGACATAG